One Methylocaldum marinum DNA window includes the following coding sequences:
- the minE gene encoding cell division topological specificity factor MinE, producing MGLLDYFRSSRPSSAAIAKERLQILVAHERSQRSQPDYLAAMQKDLLEVIRKYVNIEQDAITVSMEQDENREILELNIVLPDDDERKRSPRPRR from the coding sequence ATGGGACTCTTGGATTATTTTCGAAGTTCTCGGCCGTCGAGCGCGGCTATCGCCAAAGAGCGCCTGCAAATCCTGGTGGCGCACGAACGTTCGCAGCGTTCTCAACCGGATTATCTCGCCGCCATGCAAAAGGACTTGCTGGAAGTGATCCGCAAGTACGTGAATATCGAGCAGGACGCCATCACGGTTTCCATGGAACAGGATGAAAACCGCGAGATCCTGGAACTCAATATCGTTCTGCCCGACGATGACGAGCGCAAGCGAAGTCCGCGTCCTCGACGCTGA
- a CDS encoding ABC1 kinase family protein → MILETLSAMRDLGRLHDIASILIRYGFGDIVKRLGLERVLEKAGRALNWSRFEELLRLEPPQRVRKAMEEMGPTFIKFGQILATRVDLFPPDWITEFEKLHDRVPPLPFERLRPQLEEDLNGAVGEVFVEFDETPLAAASIAQVHRARLPDGQQVIVKIRRPGIRPTIEADLRLLERLVAIIEREFPDVSRFHPQEVLRQFKISLRNELDLLTEGRNTERVADNFAGDPTIVIPKVYWEYCGERINVQQYIDGIAGRDIKAVDTAGLDRKVLAQRGADAVLKMVLIDGFFHADPHPGNFIFLSGNRLAFIDFGMVGSLSESRRDQVVDMLNAIVVRDAATVVDVLLDWAAEAAPNTERLVAEVGMFIDKYHGVALKQLRLGDMLTEMTSLMRDHQLTLPPDLTMLFKALITLEGAGRQLDPDFDIVAQASPLLQQASVLRYHPETLFRKGQRNLASLLSVLSILPQDVRRLMRLLRSGAVKVHVDLSQLDRFGMLMDRAASRLTVGMVTASLIIGSSIVMTVSGGPTLFGLPALGVLGFSAAGIGGLWVLISIWKTSHRGER, encoded by the coding sequence ATGATACTTGAAACTCTAAGCGCGATGCGTGACCTGGGACGCTTGCACGACATTGCGTCCATCCTGATACGCTATGGTTTCGGCGACATCGTCAAGCGACTGGGGCTTGAGCGCGTGCTGGAAAAGGCGGGGCGAGCGCTCAACTGGAGCCGGTTCGAGGAACTTCTGCGGCTCGAGCCCCCGCAGCGCGTGCGCAAGGCCATGGAAGAGATGGGTCCGACCTTCATCAAGTTCGGACAGATTCTCGCCACCCGCGTGGACTTGTTCCCTCCGGACTGGATCACGGAATTCGAAAAATTGCACGACCGGGTGCCGCCGCTTCCTTTCGAGCGGCTGAGACCGCAGCTCGAGGAAGACTTGAACGGTGCGGTCGGTGAAGTCTTTGTCGAGTTTGACGAAACCCCTTTGGCCGCCGCCTCCATCGCCCAGGTCCATCGCGCCCGTCTTCCCGACGGCCAGCAAGTGATCGTCAAGATTCGCCGCCCCGGGATTCGGCCGACTATCGAGGCGGACTTGCGCCTGCTCGAACGTCTAGTGGCGATCATCGAGCGCGAATTCCCCGATGTCAGCCGATTCCATCCCCAGGAAGTGCTGCGGCAATTCAAGATCTCGCTGCGCAACGAGCTGGATCTGCTCACCGAGGGAAGGAATACCGAGCGGGTGGCCGACAATTTCGCCGGGGATCCCACGATCGTGATACCCAAGGTCTATTGGGAATACTGCGGCGAGCGGATCAATGTTCAGCAATATATCGACGGGATTGCCGGACGCGATATCAAAGCGGTCGACACCGCGGGGCTGGATCGCAAGGTTCTGGCGCAGCGCGGGGCGGACGCCGTGCTGAAAATGGTGTTGATCGACGGTTTCTTCCACGCCGATCCGCACCCCGGCAACTTCATTTTCCTTTCCGGAAATCGCCTGGCTTTCATCGATTTCGGCATGGTCGGTTCGCTGTCGGAATCACGCCGGGACCAAGTGGTCGACATGCTGAACGCCATCGTGGTACGGGATGCCGCCACGGTGGTGGATGTACTGCTCGACTGGGCGGCCGAAGCCGCGCCCAATACCGAGCGCCTGGTTGCCGAAGTGGGCATGTTCATCGACAAGTACCACGGTGTCGCGCTGAAGCAGCTCCGTCTGGGCGACATGCTCACGGAAATGACCAGTCTGATGCGCGACCACCAGCTTACCCTGCCGCCGGATTTGACCATGCTGTTCAAGGCCCTGATCACGCTCGAAGGGGCCGGACGCCAGCTCGACCCGGATTTCGATATCGTCGCTCAGGCCTCTCCCTTGTTGCAGCAAGCCAGCGTGCTTCGCTACCACCCGGAAACCTTGTTCAGGAAAGGGCAGCGCAATCTCGCCAGCCTGCTCTCGGTCTTGAGCATCTTGCCGCAGGATGTCCGCAGGCTGATGAGGCTTCTTCGGAGCGGGGCCGTCAAGGTTCACGTGGATCTCAGCCAGCTTGACCGTTTCGGAATGCTCATGGACCGGGCCGCCAGCCGGCTGACCGTCGGCATGGTGACCGCCTCGCTCATCATAGGATCGTCCATCGTCATGACCGTCAGCGGCGGTCCCACGCTGTTCGGCCTGCCCGCTCTCGGCGTTTTGGGATTTTCGGCGGCGGGTATCGGCGGATTATGGGTGCTGATTTCGATTTGGAAAACCTCGCACCGGGGAGAAAGATAG
- a CDS encoding plasmid pRiA4b ORF-3 family protein: protein MEQISAKLLPLRITLSNIDPPIWRRLLVTDDLTFAQLHKVIQAAMGWEDYHMHEFEAGKVRVGDATPDPFGPGSVPRLLSEKKTRLSDVLGNRRKFRYWYDFGDDWWHEIAIEKRLPDDGLGPRLLAGERACPPEDCGGPWGYANLLEILADPGRPEYEELREWAGDFEPERFDLEAAAKAVQKSVRRKKPEKAKIK, encoded by the coding sequence ATGGAACAAATATCGGCGAAATTACTCCCGCTCCGTATCACCTTGTCGAATATAGACCCGCCCATTTGGCGCCGGTTGCTGGTGACGGACGACCTGACCTTCGCACAATTGCACAAGGTCATACAGGCCGCCATGGGCTGGGAGGATTACCATATGCACGAATTCGAGGCGGGCAAAGTACGCGTCGGAGATGCCACTCCGGACCCATTTGGGCCGGGTTCCGTGCCGAGGCTGCTTTCGGAAAAGAAGACCCGGCTGAGCGATGTCCTGGGAAACCGCCGCAAATTTCGATACTGGTACGACTTCGGCGATGACTGGTGGCACGAAATCGCCATCGAGAAGCGGCTGCCGGACGATGGCCTGGGACCGCGTCTTTTGGCCGGCGAGCGGGCCTGTCCGCCGGAGGACTGCGGCGGGCCGTGGGGCTATGCCAATCTGCTGGAAATCCTGGCGGATCCCGGCCGCCCGGAATACGAGGAGCTGCGCGAATGGGCCGGCGATTTCGAGCCGGAGCGGTTCGACCTCGAGGCGGCCGCGAAGGCTGTACAGAAAAGCGTACGGCGAAAGAAGCCGGAAAAAGCGAAAATCAAGTGA
- the thiC gene encoding phosphomethylpyrimidine synthase ThiC codes for MSAFPEEFLHEAVTAKRASIQPFAASEKTYVQGSRPDVRVPMRRVVQSDTPASFGAEENPPVYVYDTSGPYTDPQVSINLRQGLPPLREAWIRERGDTEALPGPSSDYGRGRQADPALAHLRFEHIRRPRRAKAGANVTQMHYAKKGIVTPEMEFIAIRENQRLEAVSEMYKLQHPGESFGASIPKLITPEFVRDEVARGRAIIPANINHPESEPMIIGRNFLVKINCNLGNSAVTSSIEEEVEKMLWAIRWGGDTVMDLSTGKNIHETREWIIRNSPVPIGTVPIYQALEKVDGKAEELTWEIFRDTLIEQAEQGVDYFTIHAGVRLGFIPLTAKRVTGIVSRGGSILAKWCLAHHRENFLYTHFEDICEIMKAYDVSFSLGDGLRPGSIADANDEAQFAELKTLGELTEIAWKHDVQTMIEGPGHVPMHMIKENVEKQLELCREAPFYTLGPLTTDIAPGYDHITSAIGAAMIGWFGTAMLCYVTPKEHLGLPNKQDVRDGIIAYKIAAHAADLAKGHSGAQVRDNALSKARFEFRWQDQFNLSLDPEKAVEFHDETLPQEGAKLAHFCSMCGPHFCSMRITQDVRDYAQTHGLKESEALTAGMEEKAEEFVKSGAEIYRKA; via the coding sequence ATGAGCGCATTCCCCGAAGAATTCCTGCACGAAGCCGTAACCGCCAAGCGTGCCTCCATACAGCCGTTCGCCGCTTCGGAAAAGACTTATGTTCAGGGCAGCCGTCCCGATGTCCGCGTGCCCATGCGCCGGGTGGTCCAATCCGATACGCCGGCCAGTTTCGGCGCCGAAGAGAACCCGCCTGTTTATGTCTATGACACCTCCGGACCTTATACCGATCCGCAAGTCAGTATCAATTTGCGACAGGGTTTGCCGCCTCTGCGCGAAGCGTGGATCAGGGAGCGCGGCGATACCGAGGCGCTGCCCGGGCCGAGTTCCGATTATGGCCGCGGGCGCCAGGCCGATCCCGCGCTCGCCCATCTGCGCTTCGAGCATATTCGCCGGCCGCGGCGGGCCAAAGCCGGGGCGAACGTCACCCAGATGCATTACGCGAAAAAAGGCATCGTCACGCCGGAAATGGAATTCATCGCCATCCGCGAAAATCAGCGCCTCGAAGCCGTCAGCGAGATGTACAAGCTCCAGCATCCGGGCGAATCCTTCGGCGCATCCATTCCCAAGCTCATCACCCCGGAGTTCGTGCGCGACGAAGTCGCCCGCGGACGCGCCATCATCCCGGCCAATATCAATCATCCGGAATCCGAGCCGATGATCATCGGCCGCAATTTCCTGGTGAAGATCAACTGCAACCTGGGCAACTCGGCCGTCACCTCCTCGATCGAGGAAGAGGTGGAAAAAATGCTGTGGGCTATCCGCTGGGGCGGGGATACGGTGATGGACCTGTCCACCGGCAAGAACATCCACGAAACCCGCGAATGGATCATCCGCAATTCGCCGGTGCCGATCGGCACCGTGCCGATTTACCAGGCTCTGGAAAAGGTCGACGGCAAGGCCGAGGAACTGACCTGGGAGATTTTCCGCGATACCCTGATCGAGCAGGCCGAGCAGGGCGTGGATTATTTCACCATTCATGCCGGCGTGCGGCTGGGCTTCATCCCGCTGACCGCGAAACGCGTGACCGGCATCGTGTCGCGCGGCGGCTCGATCCTGGCCAAGTGGTGCCTGGCCCATCACCGGGAGAATTTCCTCTACACCCATTTCGAGGACATCTGCGAGATCATGAAGGCCTACGATGTCAGTTTCAGCCTGGGAGACGGCCTCAGGCCCGGCTCCATCGCCGATGCCAACGACGAGGCCCAGTTCGCCGAACTCAAGACCCTGGGCGAGCTGACCGAAATCGCCTGGAAGCACGATGTGCAGACCATGATCGAAGGCCCCGGCCACGTGCCCATGCACATGATCAAGGAAAACGTGGAAAAGCAATTGGAACTTTGCCGGGAAGCGCCCTTTTACACCCTGGGGCCGCTCACCACCGACATCGCGCCGGGCTACGACCACATCACCTCGGCCATCGGCGCCGCCATGATAGGCTGGTTCGGAACCGCAATGCTCTGCTACGTCACCCCCAAGGAGCATTTGGGGCTGCCCAACAAGCAGGATGTCCGCGACGGCATCATCGCCTACAAGATCGCCGCCCACGCCGCCGATCTCGCCAAGGGCCATTCGGGCGCGCAGGTTCGCGACAACGCCTTGTCCAAGGCGCGTTTCGAATTCCGCTGGCAGGATCAGTTCAACCTCAGCCTGGACCCGGAAAAGGCGGTGGAATTCCACGACGAAACCCTGCCGCAGGAAGGGGCGAAGCTCGCCCATTTCTGCTCCATGTGCGGCCCGCATTTCTGCTCGATGAGAATCACCCAGGATGTGCGGGATTACGCGCAAACCCATGGACTCAAGGAGAGCGAGGCCTTGACGGCGGGCATGGAGGAGAAGGCGGAGGAGTTCGTAAAGAGCGGGGCGGAGATTTATCGTAAGGCATAA
- a CDS encoding adenylate/guanylate cyclase domain-containing protein: MSNPIPLVLGWLRRARVPLLIAFSGLLLSLIPVLAQFGERFDFGLLYRLRGAESPPGEIVIVGIDHESALRLQAPNDPQSWPRRLNARVIRNVQASGAELLAFNVFFFSPASDPDDDRDMADAMQRMGRVVLTDYVKPRQVSAGIYLESVVHSTEQLTDAALATAPFLLPKDDYGMNQFLSFFGGESQATLPARLLLAYALLTARDDLLGVFGDVAPEATDFLRKETSEREQFDALQRELTVLLQSRSDLLPALESSLQQRPMSERTRLMLRALFRVHASGRPRYFSHYGPARTFPTIPFYKLVDSPSEQLMTALRGKIVLIGYLEDFQPEYTEGLFQSPYSTISSVELTATALANLLEDKSVRPLLTPLEELAWLFSWGLVLGCCAQLLSVKKALLSIAVLSGGYLSTAWGLFLAEGFWLPLFIPLIWHAPAALLSSMLINHWRRVRREEKIHSVIERFIPVDVFSHLTRDEDIKALPSYGRLTHGICLATDAGRYSALAETMEPMALADLMNEYYRVIFQPVARHGGWISDVIGDAMLAIWITEGNDPKTRCNVLQAALEIQQAVRRFEQHHQICFPVRIGIHCGDLRIGYIGTDSRGEIRAVGDTVNIAARLEALNKVLGTEILVSEAVLQGLEENRARRLGQFLLAGKTRPVSVAQLVSAEAVEMGHWCEVNHRFQTALDHFQEERWLEAYAAFSQLVLQLPEDGPIRFYLKTCEARLRGGLAAGDQPLGIRVEKSDSARPLTK, translated from the coding sequence ATGAGCAATCCTATCCCGCTGGTGCTGGGATGGTTACGGCGCGCGCGAGTGCCGCTTCTGATCGCGTTCAGCGGTTTGCTGCTCAGCCTCATACCCGTTCTGGCACAATTCGGCGAACGATTCGATTTCGGCCTGCTTTACCGCCTGAGGGGCGCGGAAAGTCCACCCGGAGAAATCGTGATCGTGGGCATCGATCACGAGTCCGCGCTGCGCCTGCAGGCGCCCAACGATCCCCAGTCATGGCCGCGCAGGCTCAACGCGAGGGTAATTCGCAATGTCCAGGCGTCCGGCGCCGAACTGCTCGCGTTCAATGTCTTTTTTTTCAGCCCGGCGTCCGATCCCGACGACGACCGGGACATGGCCGACGCGATGCAACGCATGGGGCGCGTCGTGCTGACCGATTACGTCAAGCCCCGGCAGGTTTCTGCGGGCATATACCTGGAATCGGTGGTGCATTCCACCGAACAATTGACCGATGCGGCCCTGGCCACGGCACCGTTCCTCCTGCCCAAGGACGACTACGGCATGAACCAGTTTCTCTCCTTCTTCGGGGGAGAAAGCCAGGCGACCTTGCCCGCCCGGCTGCTGCTGGCCTACGCCCTGCTCACGGCCCGCGACGACCTGCTCGGCGTTTTCGGCGATGTGGCGCCGGAAGCGACCGATTTCCTCAGGAAGGAAACGAGCGAACGGGAGCAGTTCGACGCCTTGCAGCGCGAGCTTACCGTACTCCTGCAATCCCGATCCGATTTGCTGCCCGCCCTCGAGAGCAGCCTCCAGCAAAGACCGATGTCCGAAAGAACGCGCCTCATGCTGCGCGCCCTGTTTCGCGTTCATGCCAGCGGGCGGCCGCGTTACTTCAGCCATTACGGTCCCGCCCGCACCTTTCCCACCATACCGTTCTATAAACTCGTCGACTCCCCGTCCGAACAACTGATGACGGCGCTTCGCGGCAAAATCGTCCTGATCGGATATCTCGAGGATTTTCAGCCCGAATATACCGAAGGGCTGTTCCAGTCGCCCTATTCCACGATCAGTTCGGTCGAACTGACGGCGACCGCCCTGGCCAACCTGCTCGAAGACAAATCGGTGCGGCCCTTGCTTACGCCGCTGGAAGAACTCGCCTGGCTGTTCTCCTGGGGACTCGTCCTGGGTTGCTGCGCGCAACTGCTCTCGGTGAAAAAGGCGCTGCTCTCGATTGCGGTGCTGAGCGGCGGATATTTGTCGACGGCATGGGGACTGTTCCTCGCCGAAGGATTTTGGCTGCCGCTCTTCATCCCGCTGATCTGGCACGCGCCGGCCGCCCTGCTGAGCAGCATGCTGATCAACCATTGGCGGCGAGTCCGGCGCGAAGAAAAAATACACTCGGTGATCGAGCGCTTCATTCCCGTGGACGTTTTCAGCCACCTGACCCGGGATGAAGACATCAAAGCATTGCCCTCGTACGGGCGTTTGACCCATGGCATTTGCCTCGCCACCGACGCCGGGCGATACTCGGCCCTGGCCGAAACCATGGAACCCATGGCACTCGCTGACCTGATGAACGAATACTACCGGGTCATCTTCCAACCCGTGGCGAGGCACGGCGGATGGATTTCCGACGTCATCGGGGACGCCATGCTGGCGATCTGGATCACCGAAGGGAACGATCCCAAAACACGGTGCAACGTGTTGCAGGCCGCGCTCGAAATCCAGCAGGCCGTGCGCCGCTTCGAGCAGCACCATCAAATCTGCTTTCCGGTACGCATAGGGATACACTGCGGCGATCTCCGCATCGGCTATATCGGCACCGACAGCCGCGGCGAGATCCGGGCGGTCGGCGACACAGTCAACATCGCGGCGCGCCTGGAAGCCTTAAACAAGGTACTCGGTACCGAAATCCTGGTATCGGAAGCCGTGCTGCAGGGACTCGAGGAAAACCGGGCCCGGCGGCTGGGCCAATTTCTTCTGGCCGGGAAAACCCGGCCGGTATCCGTAGCCCAATTGGTGTCCGCCGAGGCAGTGGAAATGGGCCACTGGTGCGAGGTCAACCACCGGTTTCAGACTGCCCTCGACCACTTCCAGGAAGAACGATGGCTGGAAGCTTATGCCGCTTTCAGCCAGCTTGTTCTACAATTACCCGAAGACGGACCGATCCGATTTTATTTGAAAACATGCGAGGCGCGTCTCAGGGGGGGACTTGCGGCTGGCGATCAGCCGCTCGGCATTCGTGTTGAAAAATCGGACTCGGCCCGTCCGCTAACCAAATGA